The genomic segment CGTGCCGGTACTCCTCCAGAGTCTCTTCTAGGATGTGCAGAACCTCCGGGCGGTCGAGGGTTTTAAGAAGGAGAACGGCCCTCCGGAACAGCCGGGCGACTTCGCTCCCGCTCTCGTCGGTGTTCAGTGCAAACCGGAGCTCCTTTATGGTGACGTCGAGGGCGAGCTCAGGGACCTCTGCAAGGAACTCCATTGCGACGGCCTCGGGAAAGAGCTCGGCGTGCTCATCGAAGGTCTCGAAGTAGAAGCCGTTTTCGTGGGCCTTCATAACCGCCGCAACGTGCTTGCAGTCTCCCCCCAGCGGACAGG from the Thermococcus sp. genome contains:
- a CDS encoding SWIM zinc finger family protein; protein product: MDEKTLKKGEKYYKAGKVLWVVKYGDRLFSKVLGTYPYYVEINTSNGENHCTCPLGGDCKHVAAVMKAHENGFYFETFDEHAELFPEAVAMEFLAEVPELALDVTIKELRFALNTDESGSEVARLFRRAVLLLKTLDRPEVLHILEETLEEYRHVFKDYRLTERLEKEFMKLRSG